The Amblyomma americanum isolate KBUSLIRL-KWMA chromosome 5, ASM5285725v1, whole genome shotgun sequence genome window below encodes:
- the LOC144133631 gene encoding uncharacterized protein LOC144133631 — protein sequence MPAYAYVRYKDNNSFAIVPVTDVRGFHPANKNDFSARTYFVKWTDADGESDYYASRILVLGDSEKEIQATLESGRLRVQKSFDYSTSEDEPNEMEKERKKKRTMPKNDLLEMIEKKKRKINQAARSEETEKMQGKLERAEKELKKKGGNDSKPEKNHRKTGRKNTQVIDPESPVYLKEFVTPPRPQQHSTASNSGAVQACLKSPASPPPSTLDHSVAQEDPLSDKIDLGNGLLIKRTTWKTIEGRTKDSLFVKDLLVAVWDPAVLLTKSLEGKHCPRHPGRQRKEPLTPWKVAVLKDRYRERLRAQGFPEGHLENALKSFNRFISEKISDIEKTAKRYV from the exons ATGCCTGCTTACGCGTACGTGCGGTACAAGGACAACAACAGCTTCGCTATTGTTCCTGTCACCGATGTGAGGGGTTTTCATCCCGCAAACAAAAATGACTTTTCAGCGCGGACGTACTTTGTGAAGTGGACGGACGCCGATGGCGAGAGCGATTATTACGCTTCAAGAATCCTAGTTCTTGGAG ATTCTGAAAAGGAAATCCAAGCTACCCTAGAAAGTGGCCGGCTGCGTGTGCAGAAAAGCTTCGATTACAGCACCAGCGAGGACGAGCCTAATGAG atggagaaggaaaggaaaaaaaagaggacaaTGCCAAAAAATGACCTCCTTGAAATGatcgaaaagaagaaaagaaaaataaatcaagCAGCAAGAAGTGAGGAGACAGAAAAAATGCAAGGTAAACTGGAAAGAGCAGAaaaggaattgaaaaaaaaaggaggaaatgaTAGCAAGCCTGAAAAGAACCATAGAAAAACAGGAAGAAAGAATACCCAAGTTATCGACCCTGAAT CTCCTGTCTACCTGAAAGAATTCGTAACGCCGCCAAGGCCACAGCAGCACTCCACGGCAAGCAATTCTGGTGCTGTTCAAGCATGCTTAAAAAGCCCTGCTTCCCCGCCGCCAAGTACCTTGGACCACTCAGTTGCTCAGGAAGATCCCTTATCAGATAAG ATTGATCTTGGAAATGGACTTCTGATAAAGCGGACCACATGGAAAACAATAGAAGGCCGCACAAAAGATTCACTCTTTGTTAAGGACCTCCTTGTGGCAGTTTGGGACCCTGCAGTCCTATTGACCAAGTCTCTTGAAG GGAAACATTGCCCCCGTCACCCTGGCCGCCAAAGAAAGGAACCACTGACTCCATGGAAGGTGGCCGTACTGAAAG ATCGTTACAGAGAGCGCCTGCGTGCTCAGGGCTTTCCTGAAGGTCATCTTGAAAACGCTCTAAAGTCTTTCAACCGGTTCATAAGCGAGAAAATCTCCGATATTGAGAAGACTGCCAAGCGGTATGTATGA